In Palaemon carinicauda isolate YSFRI2023 chromosome 38, ASM3689809v2, whole genome shotgun sequence, a single window of DNA contains:
- the LOC137630537 gene encoding deoxynucleoside triphosphate triphosphohydrolase SAMHD1-like, which yields MKQKFEREIVQDQGTMTANTAPSEKFFNDAIHGIIQLPPLCVKVVDTPQFQRLRFIKQLGSSYFVYPAASSNRFEHSLG from the exons atgAAACAAAAGTTCGAAAGAGAAATTGTTCAGGATCAAGGGACTATGACAGCCAACACAGCTCCCAGTGAAAAGTTTTTCAACGATGCCATTCACGGCATCATTCAGCTTCCTCCTCTTTGCGTTAAGGTTGTGGATACGCCTCAGTTTCAGAGACTAAG GTTTATTAAGCAACTTGGATCCAGTTACTTTGTGTACCCAGCAGCCTCTAGCAATCGTTTTGAGCATTCACTAGGGTAA